ATGCCGCGCGGTCCGCGATCACTGTGACATCCCCGTGCCGCTGCAACACCGATGCCGGCACAGCCGCGTCGACGGGGCCGCGCAGTGCGGCAGCCAGCGCGTCGGCCTTTGCCCGACCGGCCGCCAGCAGCAGGATGGAGCGGGCCCGACCGATCGTCGCCAGTCCCTGGGTGATCGCGCTGCGCGGGACGTCGTCGACCCGGCCGCCGAAGAACCGGGCGTTGTCGTGCCGGGTCTGGTCGGACAGCTCCACCACCCGCGTGGTCGAATCGAGCGGCGAGCCGGGCTCGTTGAACGCCAGGTGCCCATTGGAGCCGATCCCGGCGATCTGGACATCGACACCGCCAGTCTCGGCAATCCGCTGCTC
This is a stretch of genomic DNA from Mycobacterium sp. ELW1. It encodes these proteins:
- a CDS encoding glucosamine-6-phosphate deaminase, with protein sequence MKVTVVDDDMFATTAAAALLERLPSAAPTLGVATGGTPMRVYAELASRSRRGEVDLSGATVLALDEYVGLDDGDPRSYTAYVRSRVADPLGIPIANVHVPQGDSADPAAVAEAFEQRIAETGGVDVQIAGIGSNGHLAFNEPGSPLDSTTRVVELSDQTRHDNARFFGGRVDDVPRSAITQGLATIGRARSILLLAAGRAKADALAAALRGPVDAAVPASVLQRHGDVTVIADRAAWSRMA